A single Musa acuminata AAA Group cultivar baxijiao chromosome BXJ2-1, Cavendish_Baxijiao_AAA, whole genome shotgun sequence DNA region contains:
- the LOC135598865 gene encoding glutathione S-transferase U17-like — MAAEAGEVRLIGAWPSPFVLRPRVALNLKVVEYEFLQEKFGEKSELLLRSNPVYKKIPVLLHHDKPVCESMIIVEYVDGAWANSGHAILPADPYERALHRFWAFYIDDKWFPSMFGIAKAETEEAKAESAEQAWAGLKLLEEAFEKLSKGKAFFGGDIIGYVDIALGSYLGWAKVIEQMTGLKLFDEEKTPLLAVWAESFCTHEAVKEVMPETEKLMEFAKMRLGK, encoded by the exons atggCAGCGGAGGCAGGAGAAGTGAGGCTGATAGGGGCGTGGCCGAGCCCGTTCGTGCTGCGCCCGAGGGTCGCCCTGAACCTGAAGGTGGTGGAGTACGAGTTCCTGCAGGAGAAGTTCGGGGAGAAGAGCGAGCTGCTTCTCAGATCCAACCCTGTGTACAAGAAGATCCCCGTCCTCCTCCACCACGACAAGCCCGTCTGCGAGTCGATGATCATCGTGGAGTACGTCGACGGGGCCTGGGCTAATTCCGGCCACGCCATCTTGCCGGCCGACCCCTACGAGCGCGCCCTCCACCGCTTCTGGGCCTTCTACATCGACGACAAG TGGTTCCCGTCAATGTTCGGCATCGCAAAGGCTGAAACAGAGGAGGCCAAGGCCGAATCCGCAGAGCAAGCGTGGGCCGGGCTGAAGCTGCTCGAGGAGGCGTTTGAGAAGCTGAGCAAGGGCAAAGCCTTCTTCGGCGGGGACATCATCGGTTACGTCGACATCGCTCTCGGTTCCTACCTGGGATGGGCGAAGGTGATCGAGCAGATGACCGGCCTCAAGTTGTTCGACGAGGAGAAGACGCCTCTGCTCGCGGTTTGGGCGGAGAGTTTCTGCACCCATGAGGCCGTGAAGGAGGTGATGCCGGAGACGGAGAAGCTGATGGAGTTCGCCAAGATGCGTCTGGGGAAATAG
- the LOC135598866 gene encoding glutathione S-transferase U17-like, translating to MYTNEAQALLPLIPKTMAAAAGEVRLIGAWPSPFVLRPRVALNLKGVEYEFLQEKFGEKSELLLRSNPVYKKVPVLLHHDKPVCESMIIVEYVDGAWANSGHAILPADPYERALHRFWAVYIDDKWFPSMFGIAKAETEEAEAESAEQARAGLKLLEEAFEKLSKGKAFFGGDTIGYVDIALGAHLGWAKVIEQTTGLKLFDEEKTPLLAVWAERFCNHKAVKEVMPETEKLMEYAKMRLGK from the exons ATGTATACGAACGAAGCCCAGGCGTTGCTGCCTCTCATACCGAAGACAATGGCAGCGGCGGCAGGAGAAGTGAGGCTGATCGGGGCGTGGCCGAGCCCGTTCGTGCTGCGCCCGAGGGTCGCCCTCAACCTGAAGGGGGTGGAGTACGAGTTCCTGCAGGAGAAGTTCGGGGAGAAGAGCGAGCTGCTTCTGAGATCCAACCCTGTGTACAAGAAGGTCCCCGTCCTCCTCCACCACGACAAGCCCGTCTGCGAGTCGATGATCATCGTAGAGTACGTCGACGGGGCCTGGGCTAATTCCGGCCACGCCATCTTGCCGGCCGACCCCTATGAGCGCGCCCTCCACCGCTTCTGGGCCGTCTACATCGACGACAAG TGGTTCCCGTCAATGTTCGGCATCGCAAAGGCTGAAACAGAGGAGGCCGAGGCCGAATCCGCGGAGCAAGCGCGGGCCGGGCTGAAGCTGCTCGAGGAGGCGTTCGAGAAGCTGAGCAAAGGCAAAGCCTTCTTCGGCGGGGACACCATCGGCTACGTCGACATCGCCCTCGGCGCCCACCTGGGGTGGGCGAAGGTGATCGAGCAGACGACCGGCCTCAAGTTGTTCGACGAGGAGAAGACGCCTCTGCTCGCGGTTTGGGCGGAGAGGTTCTGCAACCACAAGGCCGTGAAGGAGGTGATGCCGGAGACGGAGAAGCTGATGGAGTACGCCAAGATGCGTCTGGGGAAATAG
- the LOC135598867 gene encoding glutathione S-transferase U17-like, with protein MAAEAGEVRLIGAWPSPFVLRPRVALNLKVVEYEFLQEKFGEKSELLLRSNPVYKKIPVLLHHDKPVCESMIIVEYVDGAWANSGHAILPADPYERALHRFWAVYIDDKWFPSMFGIAKAETEEAKAESAEQAWAGLKLLEEAFEKLSKGKAFFGGDIIGYVDIALGSYLGWAKVIEQMTGLKLFDEEKTPLLAVWAERFCTHEAVKEVMPETEKLMEFAKMRLGK; from the exons atggCAGCGGAGGCAGGAGAAGTGAGGCTGATAGGGGCGTGGCCGAGCCCGTTCGTGCTGCGCCCGAGGGTCGCCCTGAACCTGAAGGTGGTGGAGTACGAGTTCCTGCAGGAGAAGTTCGGGGAGAAGAGCGAGCTGCTTCTGAGATCCAACCCTGTGTACAAGAAGATCCCCGTCCTCCTCCACCACGACAAGCCCGTCTGCGAGTCGATGATCATCGTGGAGTACGTCGACGGGGCCTGGGCTAATTCCGGCCACGCCATCTTGCCGGCCGACCCCTACGAGCGCGCCCTCCACCGCTTCTGGGCCGTCTACATCGACGACAAG TGGTTCCCGTCAATGTTCGGCATCGCAAAGGCTGAAACAGAGGAGGCCAAGGCCGAATCCGCAGAGCAAGCGTGGGCCGGGCTGAAGCTGCTCGAGGAGGCGTTTGAGAAGCTGAGCAAGGGCAAAGCCTTCTTCGGCGGGGACATCATCGGTTACGTCGACATCGCTCTCGGTTCCTACCTGGGATGGGCGAAGGTGATCGAGCAGATGACCGGCCTCAAGTTGTTCGACGAGGAGAAGACGCCTCTGCTCGCGGTTTGGGCGGAGAGGTTCTGCACCCATGAGGCCGTGAAGGAGGTGATGCCGGAGACGGAGAAGCTGATGGAGTTCGCCAAGATGCGTCTGGGGAAATAG